A single region of the Parasphingorhabdus litoris DSM 22379 genome encodes:
- a CDS encoding S-(hydroxymethyl)glutathione dehydrogenase/class III alcohol dehydrogenase yields the protein MKTRAAVAFEAKKPLEIVELDLEGPKAGEVLVEIMATGICHTDAYTLDGLDSEGKFPSVLGHEGAGIIREVGAGVTSVVPDDHVIPLYTPECRQCKSCLSGKTNLCTAIRATQGKGLMPDGTSRMSYKGEAIYHYMGCSTFSNFIILPEIAVAKIRTDAPFEKSCYIGCGVTTGVGAVTNTAKVEPGANVIVFGLGGIGLNVIQGARMVGADKIIGVDLNPDKEEWGRKFGMTHFVNPKDVSGDIVEHLVALTDGGADYTFDCTGNTDVMRTALEACHRGWGESIIIGVAEAGKEIATRPFQLVTGRVWKGTAFGGARGRTDVPKIVDWYVNGKIEIDPMITHTLTLEEINKGFDLMHAGESIRSVVVF from the coding sequence ATGAAGACCCGCGCTGCCGTTGCCTTTGAAGCCAAAAAACCGTTGGAAATTGTCGAGCTGGATCTGGAAGGTCCGAAGGCTGGTGAAGTGCTGGTCGAGATCATGGCGACCGGTATCTGCCACACGGATGCCTATACGCTTGATGGCCTCGACAGTGAAGGCAAGTTTCCCAGCGTATTGGGGCACGAGGGGGCTGGCATAATCCGCGAAGTGGGTGCGGGCGTTACTTCTGTCGTACCAGATGATCATGTGATCCCCCTCTACACGCCGGAATGTCGCCAGTGTAAATCATGTCTCAGCGGTAAAACCAACCTGTGTACAGCCATTCGAGCGACGCAAGGAAAAGGGCTGATGCCGGATGGCACGAGCCGGATGTCCTATAAGGGTGAGGCAATTTATCATTATATGGGCTGCTCCACTTTCTCGAACTTTATCATATTGCCTGAAATTGCTGTGGCTAAAATCCGTACGGATGCTCCCTTCGAAAAGAGCTGTTATATCGGCTGTGGCGTGACGACAGGTGTTGGTGCTGTCACCAACACAGCGAAGGTAGAGCCCGGTGCAAATGTCATTGTCTTCGGCCTAGGCGGCATTGGTCTGAACGTTATTCAGGGTGCCCGGATGGTCGGAGCGGACAAGATTATCGGTGTTGATTTAAACCCCGACAAGGAAGAATGGGGCCGTAAGTTTGGCATGACCCATTTCGTCAATCCTAAAGACGTCAGCGGTGATATAGTCGAGCATCTGGTCGCTCTGACCGATGGCGGTGCCGATTATACTTTTGATTGTACTGGCAATACCGATGTGATGCGGACTGCCCTCGAAGCCTGCCACCGCGGCTGGGGTGAGAGCATCATCATTGGTGTAGCGGAAGCCGGTAAAGAGATAGCAACAAGGCCATTTCAACTGGTCACGGGCCGCGTCTGGAAAGGCACGGCATTTGGCGGCGCACGGGGCCGCACGGATGTTCCAAAAATCGTCGACTGGTATGTGAATGGCAAGATCGAAATTGATCCGATGATCACGCACACGCTGACGCTCGA
- a CDS encoding helix-turn-helix domain-containing protein, producing MISRIREVRKTKGLTLDDVAKRCNPPTTAQTIGRLETGMRTLSLDWLNRIADALAVDSAELLALPDQDELPVAAMLDHKGAHALKKTEAIAQPTIETDMVALRVKSSIGDYRAGDDVWLSRRAPDQYAAALNRDILVPRPAGRFLFGRLIGREGDMIQILPLGSGARQQVVKDPEWIGVAVRLVRSL from the coding sequence ATGATTAGTCGCATAAGAGAGGTTCGTAAGACCAAAGGTTTGACGCTGGATGATGTTGCGAAGCGCTGTAATCCGCCAACAACAGCACAGACTATCGGTCGCTTGGAAACAGGCATGCGAACATTGTCACTCGACTGGCTAAACCGTATCGCCGATGCACTTGCAGTCGATAGCGCAGAACTGCTCGCCTTGCCGGATCAAGATGAGTTACCGGTTGCCGCGATGCTTGATCACAAAGGCGCGCACGCTTTAAAAAAGACCGAAGCGATAGCCCAGCCAACGATTGAAACTGATATGGTCGCACTGCGCGTCAAAAGCAGCATTGGTGACTATCGCGCCGGTGATGATGTCTGGCTGTCACGGCGCGCACCAGATCAATATGCCGCTGCGCTGAACCGGGACATATTGGTGCCTCGACCGGCCGGACGCTTTCTATTTGGCCGCCTGATTGGGCGGGAAGGCGACATGATTCAGATATTGCCGCTCGGCAGTGGCGCCCGGCAACAAGTCGTCAAAGATCCTGAGTGGATCGGGGTTGCAGTGAGGTTGGTAAGATCGCTTTAA
- a CDS encoding glycosyltransferase: protein MTNPLNILTLSTLFPNAASPNFGIFVERQTTELASRAEADVTVINPIGIPPLPLRGLEPYRALADLPEHELWRGLNVYRPRFPLIPKFGGSRNPERIAAALLPLVKKLHDGKPFDLIDAEFFYPDGPAAMRLSNQLDIPFTVKARGADIHHWGRETKCLPQILAAADKASGLLAVSKALKQDMVDLGIESDKILVHYTGLDRHKFAPVDRSATKRKLDVHGPLFICAGALIQRKNQVLVIEAIQSIPDATLMLAGTGEEENAYRALADKLGVKNRVRFLGNVPHDDLPELVAAADIAILPSKSEGLANAWVEALSCGTPIIISEAGGARELLCSDTAGRIVEQKSSAIVDAVKVLLKDKPEQEDVRATVSQFSWQNNGDALVKLFTKIVRR from the coding sequence ATGACTAACCCGCTCAACATATTGACGCTATCGACATTGTTCCCCAACGCAGCGTCGCCCAATTTTGGTATTTTTGTCGAGCGCCAAACCACAGAACTTGCGAGTAGGGCAGAAGCCGATGTCACGGTCATTAACCCCATCGGGATACCTCCCCTGCCGCTAAGAGGTCTTGAGCCTTATCGCGCTTTAGCAGACCTGCCTGAGCACGAATTGTGGCGAGGGCTCAACGTCTATCGCCCGCGTTTTCCTCTGATCCCAAAGTTCGGAGGCTCCAGAAACCCGGAACGGATTGCAGCAGCCCTCTTGCCTCTTGTCAAAAAACTCCATGACGGAAAACCATTTGATTTGATTGACGCAGAGTTTTTCTATCCCGATGGCCCTGCCGCGATGCGCCTGTCGAACCAACTCGACATACCGTTCACGGTAAAGGCTCGCGGAGCGGATATTCATCACTGGGGAAGAGAAACCAAATGCCTGCCACAGATATTGGCAGCAGCTGACAAGGCTTCCGGTTTGCTGGCGGTGTCCAAAGCGCTGAAACAGGATATGGTTGATCTTGGTATCGAGAGTGACAAAATTTTGGTTCACTATACCGGTCTCGATCGTCATAAGTTTGCACCCGTTGACCGCTCTGCGACAAAACGCAAACTGGATGTTCACGGACCATTGTTTATCTGTGCAGGTGCCCTCATCCAGCGCAAGAACCAGGTGCTGGTAATCGAGGCCATACAGTCTATCCCAGACGCCACCTTGATGTTGGCGGGCACAGGCGAGGAAGAAAATGCATATCGCGCATTAGCCGACAAGTTGGGCGTCAAAAATCGCGTTCGTTTCCTTGGCAATGTTCCCCATGATGACTTACCGGAGTTGGTTGCTGCCGCCGATATCGCAATCCTGCCTTCGAAGTCCGAAGGGCTGGCCAACGCCTGGGTAGAAGCCCTTTCCTGCGGCACACCGATTATCATCAGCGAAGCTGGTGGCGCGAGGGAATTGCTATGCTCGGATACCGCCGGCCGGATCGTGGAGCAGAAGAGCTCAGCAATTGTTGATGCTGTAAAAGTGCTCTTAAAGGATAAACCAGAACAAGAGGACGTTCGCGCGACCGTCAGTCAATTTAGCTGGCAAAACAATGGGGATGCGTTGGTGAAACTATTCACCAAAATTGTGCGGCGTTAA
- a CDS encoding MTH938/NDUFAF3 family protein, translating into MVELRRDVEFEGPIITGFTANGYKIGDRRFDGGLLLSPEQALPWDAPAREQLDFGSIVGALNLSPEPEFLLFGSGAKMEQPPAAFRRAAEAMNMGVEVMDSRAAARSWGVLRAEERWIVGAFMPLG; encoded by the coding sequence ATGGTTGAACTCAGACGCGACGTTGAATTTGAAGGGCCGATTATTACCGGTTTTACCGCGAATGGTTATAAAATCGGCGATCGACGTTTTGATGGCGGCTTGCTGTTGTCTCCTGAACAAGCATTGCCTTGGGATGCACCGGCGCGTGAGCAATTGGATTTCGGCAGTATAGTTGGTGCTCTTAATCTCTCCCCAGAACCTGAATTTCTATTATTTGGTAGCGGCGCAAAAATGGAGCAACCGCCTGCGGCTTTTCGCCGTGCGGCAGAGGCCATGAACATGGGTGTTGAAGTAATGGATAGCCGTGCCGCAGCGCGGTCCTGGGGCGTATTAAGGGCCGAAGAACGCTGGATTGTCGGCGCGTTCATGCCACTGGGCTAG